In Candidatus Dormiibacterota bacterium, the genomic stretch CATCATTTTGATGCAGTCGGCGCCCGCCCAAAGTTGCTCGCGCACGCCTTTGCGCGCTTCCCACGGGCTGTCGATGGCGCGGCCGATGAACCAGCCGTGGCCGCCGGTCATGCAGAGCACGTTGCCGCACGCGCGCATGCGCGGCCCGACGATCAGGCCGCCGTTGATGGCGTCGCGGAGTGCGATCGCGATGCCCGCGCTGCTGCCGAGGTCGCGCACGGTCGTAACGCCCGCATTCAAACCCTTGCGTACCGTTTCCACCGCGTGCAAGAGCCGGTCGTTCTGCGGCATCTGCGCGAGCGCGCCCATGGTATCGGGCTGGCCGTTCATCTCAACGTGCACGTGCGCGTTGACCAGGCCCGGCGTCACGCACGCGGCGGTGAGGTCGGGCGAGCCGCCTTCGGCGGCGTTCTGCACGCTTGCGATGCGCGTGCCTTCAATCGTGATATCGACGTTGCGCCGCGGCGCGTCCATGGTTCCGTCGTAGAGGATTCCGGCTCGAACGATCATGTGGAGGCTTTGGCCCTTTCATCGGAGGCTTCCATGGCTTGGAAGGCTTTGCTGGTCAATGCGTGGCCGACGGCTGCGGCGATGAAGCGCGATGCCGCGCGAACTTTCGCGAGATCGACGCCCGTTTCGATGCCCATCGAGTGCAGGAGGTAGAGCACGTCTTCGGTGCCCACGTTGCCGGTCGCTCCCGGCGCATACGGGCAGCCGCCCAAACCGCCGGCGGAGCTGTCGAAAATGTGAATGCCTTGTTGCAGCGCCGCATAGACGTTCGAGAGTGCGGTGCCGCGCGTATCGTGGAAATGCATCGCGAGCCGGTCGATCGGAATGTGTTTTGCCAGCATCGGAACGAGTTCTTCCACCTGGCTCGGCACGCCGACGCCGATCGTATCGCCGATCGAGAGCTCGTCGCAGCCCATCTCCATCAGCTTTACGCTGACGTCGACGACCATCTGCGGGGTTACGGTATCGCCGAACGGCGATCCGAAGGCGGTCGAGACGTATCCGCGCACCCACATGCCGTCGTCTTTCGCGCGACGCACGACGGCGCGGAACGTCTCGAGCGATTCGTCGATCGTCATATTAATGTTGCGTTTGGTGAACGCTTCCGACGATGCGGTGAAAACGGCGATGGTATCGGCGCCCGCGGCCTTCGCGCGTTCGTAGCCCTTGATGTTCGGCACGAGCACGAGGTAGCGCACGCCCGGCGCTTTCGCGATGCGCGCAAAAACTTCGGGCGCATCGCTCAATTGCGGAATCGCCTTGGGGCTCACGAACGAGGTCGCTTCGATCCAGCGTAACCCGGTCTGCGAGAGCAGATCGATGAATCGCACTTTGTCGTCGGTTGAAATGACGGCAGCCTCATTCTGCAGGCCGTCGCGCGCGCCCATCTCGACCAAGGTTACGGATTTGGGGAGTTTCATACGCTCGGTATTACATCTCCACTTTCGCCAAGAGTTGCGCCTGCGTGAACCGCAGGATCGTGCTCAGCGCGATCGGCCAGGCGCGCGCGTTGGCGAGGAAGCCTTTCGTGAGCATGATGAGCGGGTCGAAGTGCCCGATGATGTTCATGTGATTGCAGTGCGGGCCGATCACGAAGTGCGCGGGGATGCGGCTGCCCAGAGTCGCGGAGTCGCCCCACACCAGCCCGTCGTTATCGCCGCCGCGCGAGGGGATCAGCCCCATGATGGTAAGCATCGGCGTATCGATTGGGCCAACCCACGGTTCTTCGTCCAAAGCCCAGACGCGTTCGCCGTCACCGGCGGGCCCGGTCCAGTGGCCCCCCGTGCCGTTCAGCCAT encodes the following:
- a CDS encoding hydroxymethylglutaryl-CoA lyase, which gives rise to MKLPKSVTLVEMGARDGLQNEAAVISTDDKVRFIDLLSQTGLRWIEATSFVSPKAIPQLSDAPEVFARIAKAPGVRYLVLVPNIKGYERAKAAGADTIAVFTASSEAFTKRNINMTIDESLETFRAVVRRAKDDGMWVRGYVSTAFGSPFGDTVTPQMVVDVSVKLMEMGCDELSIGDTIGVGVPSQVEELVPMLAKHIPIDRLAMHFHDTRGTALSNVYAALQQGIHIFDSSAGGLGGCPYAPGATGNVGTEDVLYLLHSMGIETGVDLAKVRAASRFIAAAVGHALTSKAFQAMEASDERAKAST